In a single window of the Pedococcus dokdonensis genome:
- a CDS encoding VOC family protein, protein MRLSVVLDVNDLPGLVPFWEAALGYESTFSLPEFEVLRPHEGEPPGPVFILQRVPEGRAAGKNRMHVDVHPPLELGVPALVERLEALGGRRVGAPVTDLLEAIDSWWQVMADPEGNEFCVVADQGHPPPA, encoded by the coding sequence ATGCGACTCTCGGTGGTGCTCGACGTCAACGACCTGCCCGGGCTGGTGCCGTTCTGGGAGGCGGCGCTCGGCTACGAGTCCACCTTCTCGCTCCCCGAGTTCGAGGTGCTGCGACCTCACGAGGGCGAGCCGCCCGGCCCGGTGTTCATCCTGCAGCGCGTGCCGGAGGGGAGGGCAGCCGGCAAGAACCGCATGCACGTTGACGTGCACCCGCCGTTGGAGCTCGGCGTCCCCGCGCTGGTGGAACGGCTGGAGGCGTTGGGCGGTAGGCGAGTCGGCGCTCCCGTGACCGACCTGCTCGAGGCGATCGACAGCTGGTGGCAGGTGATGGCCGACCCGGAGGGCAACGAGTTCTGCGTCGTCGCCGACCAGGGCCACCCGCCCCCCGCCTGA
- a CDS encoding helix-turn-helix domain-containing protein, with amino-acid sequence MSTSTNTTGRTPALKGVLRPEEMARHVTFDECPPTPGAAPWVERVWSVSWDLPDGVEHVNSIVPHPSASLTVERGQVDRDAAHEPGVWVTGVMTQRFDAVCRGRGGVVGVKFHPGGFTALTGVAAADLTDRSAPAAGLVPGWEALVDLPLDAHASAEALCRLVETLAGAREPDPGYRQVTEVVRHLQDPSLTRVDDLAARCGISVRALQRLLRRYVGVGPKWMVARRRLHDAVATLDDGYAGSLADLAASAGWYDQNQFARDFAALVGTTPSAYRDRTPSD; translated from the coding sequence GTGTCGACTAGCACAAACACGACAGGCCGGACCCCGGCGTTGAAGGGGGTGCTGCGCCCCGAGGAGATGGCCCGCCACGTCACCTTCGACGAGTGCCCGCCGACACCCGGCGCAGCGCCGTGGGTGGAGCGCGTGTGGTCGGTCTCGTGGGACCTCCCGGACGGGGTCGAGCACGTCAACTCGATCGTGCCGCACCCGTCGGCCAGCCTCACCGTGGAGCGCGGGCAGGTCGACCGCGACGCTGCGCACGAACCCGGGGTCTGGGTGACCGGAGTCATGACCCAGCGGTTCGACGCGGTGTGCCGTGGACGCGGTGGCGTGGTCGGGGTGAAGTTCCACCCCGGCGGGTTCACCGCGCTGACCGGTGTCGCCGCCGCCGACCTCACCGACCGCAGCGCCCCCGCCGCAGGTCTCGTGCCGGGCTGGGAGGCACTCGTCGACCTGCCGCTGGACGCGCACGCCTCTGCTGAGGCTCTCTGCCGGCTGGTCGAGACCCTGGCTGGCGCCCGCGAGCCCGACCCCGGCTACCGCCAGGTGACCGAGGTGGTGCGACACCTCCAGGACCCGTCGCTCACGCGGGTCGACGACCTCGCCGCGCGGTGTGGGATCTCGGTCCGCGCGCTGCAACGGCTGTTGCGCCGCTACGTGGGCGTCGGCCCCAAGTGGATGGTCGCCCGACGTCGCCTCCACGACGCGGTCGCCACCCTCGACGACGGGTATGCCGGGTCGCTGGCAGACCTCGCAGCCTCGGCCGGGTGGTACGACCAGAACCAGTTCGCCCGCGACTTCGCCGCACTCGTCGGCACGACGCCGAGCGCCTACCGCGACCGGACACCCAGCGACTGA
- a CDS encoding VOC family protein, which translates to MTASPTKAPATLAMTTIDCADPSSEAKFWAAALGWEVAHADGDYGMVVNGSQRIGFGRVEGWKAPGWPNTSGTKQFHFDLAVDDLAQAEAALTELGATRAEPQPSEDWVVLHDPDGHPFCLTKAANWG; encoded by the coding sequence ATGACCGCCAGCCCGACCAAGGCCCCCGCGACCCTGGCCATGACGACCATCGACTGCGCCGACCCGTCCAGCGAGGCGAAGTTCTGGGCTGCGGCCCTGGGCTGGGAGGTCGCCCACGCCGACGGCGACTACGGCATGGTGGTCAACGGCAGCCAGCGGATCGGCTTCGGCCGGGTCGAGGGCTGGAAGGCACCCGGGTGGCCGAACACCTCCGGCACCAAGCAGTTCCACTTCGACCTCGCCGTCGACGACCTGGCCCAGGCCGAGGCAGCGCTGACCGAGCTCGGCGCGACCCGCGCGGAGCCGCAGCCCTCGGAGGACTGGGTGGTGCTGCACGACCCCGACGGCCACCCGTTCTGCCTCACCAAGGCAGCCAACTGGGGCTAG
- a CDS encoding amino acid permease → MSVLRTKSIEQSIKETEDPDYALKKSLSWLDLTVFGIGVIIGAGIFTFTGKAAKNYAGPSIAISFVVAAIVCGLAALCYAEFASTVPVSGSAYTFSYASLGEIIAWIIGWDLLLELALGAGVVSQGWSQYANLLLGDMGLHLPDALAPRTDDNPAGQFNLLAFLLIAVLTALVAWGIKESMRVNLVLVAIKLFIVLFVIVAGIAYIKSANYSPFIPPAKAGADTEGIKQPLIQAIFGFTPTTYGLGGIFAGASIVFFAYIGFDVVATTAEEAKRPQRDLPIGIIASLVICTVLYVAVALVITGMVKYDQIDPDAALATAFKDVGKAGYSTIISCGAVAGLTTVVMTLIIGATRVLFAMCRDWLLPPSFGRTNPRTGTPVRITIVVGLVVAFIGSYLGNHIDLEEMVNIGTLAAFTLVSIAVPILRRKRPDLKRSFTVPLSPVLPIFAAVASVYLMLNLSIETWIRFLAWMALGFVIYFAYSMHNSRLTGKPKEGELPSLTST, encoded by the coding sequence ATGTCGGTGCTGAGGACCAAGTCGATCGAGCAGTCGATCAAGGAGACCGAGGACCCGGACTACGCACTCAAGAAGAGCCTGTCGTGGCTGGACCTCACGGTCTTCGGCATCGGCGTCATCATCGGCGCGGGCATCTTCACCTTCACCGGCAAGGCCGCCAAGAACTACGCCGGGCCGTCGATCGCGATCTCGTTCGTGGTGGCCGCGATCGTCTGTGGCCTGGCGGCGCTCTGCTACGCGGAGTTCGCCTCGACCGTCCCGGTCTCGGGCAGCGCCTACACGTTCTCCTACGCCTCGCTCGGCGAGATCATCGCGTGGATCATCGGCTGGGACCTCCTGCTCGAGCTCGCGCTCGGCGCCGGGGTCGTCTCCCAGGGGTGGTCCCAGTACGCCAACCTCCTGCTCGGGGACATGGGCCTCCATCTACCCGACGCGCTGGCCCCCCGCACCGACGACAACCCCGCCGGACAGTTCAACCTGTTGGCGTTCCTCCTGATCGCCGTCCTCACGGCCCTCGTCGCCTGGGGAATCAAGGAGTCGATGCGGGTCAACCTCGTCCTCGTGGCGATCAAGCTCTTCATCGTGCTGTTCGTCATCGTCGCGGGCATCGCCTACATCAAGTCGGCCAACTACTCCCCGTTCATCCCACCGGCCAAGGCCGGCGCCGACACCGAGGGCATCAAGCAACCCCTCATCCAGGCGATCTTCGGCTTCACCCCGACGACGTACGGCCTCGGAGGCATCTTCGCGGGCGCGTCGATCGTCTTCTTCGCCTACATCGGTTTCGACGTCGTCGCCACGACGGCGGAGGAGGCGAAGAGGCCGCAGCGCGACCTGCCGATCGGCATCATCGCCTCGCTCGTGATCTGCACGGTCCTCTACGTCGCGGTCGCCCTCGTCATCACCGGCATGGTCAAGTACGACCAGATCGACCCCGATGCGGCGCTGGCAACGGCTTTCAAGGACGTCGGCAAGGCGGGCTACAGCACGATCATCTCGTGCGGTGCTGTCGCCGGTCTGACGACCGTGGTCATGACGCTGATCATCGGGGCCACCCGGGTGCTGTTCGCGATGTGCCGCGACTGGCTGCTCCCCCCGTCGTTCGGGCGCACCAACCCCAGGACCGGCACCCCGGTGCGGATCACCATCGTCGTCGGGCTGGTCGTCGCCTTCATCGGGTCGTACCTCGGAAACCACATCGACCTGGAGGAGATGGTGAACATCGGCACGCTGGCCGCCTTCACCCTCGTCTCGATCGCCGTGCCGATCCTGCGCCGCAAGCGGCCCGACCTCAAGCGCTCGTTCACCGTCCCGCTGTCACCGGTCCTGCCGATCTTCGCCGCCGTCGCCTCGGTCTACCTCATGCTCAACCTGTCGATCGAGACCTGGATCCGGTTCCTGGCCTGGATGGCGCTCGGGTTCGTCATCTACTTCGCCTACTCCATGCACAACAGCCGGCTGACCGGGAAGCCCAAGGAGGGCGAGCTCCCCAGCCTGACCAGCACCTAG
- the katG gene encoding catalase/peroxidase HPI, protein MTDSHDPSTPESPQGVDRKAEGGCPVMHDSATAQGSESENPALDSPQPKTGGRPRKLQDWWPNALDLSVLHAHSPRGNPLGSDFDYRREFEQLDLEALKRDVVEVLRTSQDWWPADFGHYGGLMIRLSWHAAGTYRIYDGRGGAGDGGQRFAPLNSWPDNGNLDKARRLLWPVKQKYGQRISWADLLVLAGNVALEDMGFETFGFGFGREDVWEPEEIFWGPEDTWLGDERYTGERQLEDSLGAVQMGLIYVNPEGPNGNPDPVASARDIRETFRRMAMNDEETVALIAGGHTFGKTHGAGDPSLVGPEPEGASIEEQGLGWRSTYGSGKGADAITSGLEVTWTRTPVQWSNDYFEFLFGHEWELEKSPAGAWQWVAKDAEEVIPGPAADSPKRRPTMLTSDLALRFDPAYEKISRRFLEHPDEFATAFAKAWYKLLHRDMGPVSRYLGPWVPEPQLWQDPVPAVDHELVDADDIEALKTALLDSGLTVTQLASTAWASAATFRSTDKRGGANGARIRLEPQRGWEVNQPEQLARALEALERVQADFNGRQDGGKRVSLADLIVLGGVAAVEQAARVAGVEVSVPFHPGRTDASQEQTDVESFAVLEPRADGFRNYVRPGAKLQPETLLLDRAYMLGLSAPEMTVLVAGLRSLGITSADAAHGVLTDRAGALSNDVLVNLLAAGTEWKASASDADVFEIRDLASGDVRWTATAVDLVFGSNSQLRAIAEVYASSDAQERFVRDFVAAWTKVMELDRFDLA, encoded by the coding sequence ATGACCGACAGCCACGACCCCAGCACACCCGAGAGCCCGCAGGGGGTGGACCGCAAGGCCGAGGGCGGCTGCCCGGTCATGCACGACTCGGCGACGGCGCAGGGCAGCGAGAGCGAGAACCCGGCCCTCGACTCGCCCCAGCCCAAGACCGGCGGCCGCCCGCGAAAGCTCCAGGACTGGTGGCCCAACGCCCTCGACCTGTCGGTGCTGCACGCCCACAGCCCGCGCGGCAACCCGCTCGGCAGCGACTTCGACTACCGCCGCGAGTTCGAGCAGCTCGACCTCGAGGCGCTCAAGCGTGACGTCGTCGAGGTGCTGCGCACCTCCCAGGACTGGTGGCCGGCCGACTTCGGCCACTACGGCGGTCTCATGATCCGCCTCAGCTGGCACGCGGCCGGCACCTACCGCATCTACGACGGCCGCGGTGGGGCCGGTGACGGTGGCCAGCGGTTCGCGCCGCTCAACAGCTGGCCCGACAACGGCAACCTCGACAAGGCCCGGCGCCTGCTCTGGCCGGTGAAGCAGAAGTACGGCCAGCGCATCTCGTGGGCCGACCTGCTCGTGCTCGCGGGCAACGTCGCGCTCGAGGACATGGGCTTCGAGACCTTCGGGTTCGGCTTCGGCCGTGAGGACGTGTGGGAGCCCGAGGAGATCTTCTGGGGGCCGGAGGACACCTGGCTGGGCGACGAGCGCTACACCGGCGAGCGCCAGCTCGAGGACTCGCTCGGCGCGGTCCAGATGGGCCTGATCTACGTCAACCCGGAGGGCCCCAACGGCAACCCCGACCCGGTCGCCTCGGCCCGCGACATCCGCGAGACGTTCCGGCGGATGGCGATGAACGACGAGGAGACCGTGGCCCTCATCGCCGGCGGTCACACGTTCGGCAAGACGCACGGCGCCGGCGACCCGAGCCTCGTCGGTCCCGAGCCCGAGGGCGCGTCGATCGAGGAGCAGGGCCTCGGCTGGCGCAGCACCTACGGCAGCGGCAAGGGCGCGGACGCCATCACCTCCGGGCTCGAGGTCACCTGGACCCGCACCCCCGTGCAGTGGAGCAACGACTACTTCGAGTTCCTGTTCGGCCACGAGTGGGAGCTGGAGAAGAGCCCGGCGGGCGCCTGGCAGTGGGTCGCCAAGGACGCCGAGGAGGTCATCCCCGGCCCGGCCGCGGACTCTCCCAAGCGCCGGCCCACCATGCTGACCAGCGACCTGGCGCTGCGGTTCGACCCGGCCTACGAGAAGATCTCGCGCCGCTTCCTCGAGCACCCCGACGAGTTCGCCACGGCCTTCGCCAAGGCCTGGTACAAGCTCCTCCACCGCGACATGGGCCCCGTCTCGCGTTACCTCGGCCCCTGGGTGCCGGAGCCGCAGCTGTGGCAGGACCCGGTGCCCGCCGTCGACCACGAGCTCGTCGACGCGGACGACATCGAGGCACTGAAGACGGCGCTGCTCGACTCCGGGCTCACCGTGACGCAGCTGGCGAGCACCGCCTGGGCGTCGGCGGCCACGTTCCGCAGCACCGACAAGCGCGGTGGCGCCAACGGTGCCCGCATCCGGCTCGAGCCGCAGCGCGGCTGGGAGGTCAACCAGCCCGAGCAGCTGGCCCGGGCGCTCGAAGCGCTGGAGCGCGTGCAGGCCGACTTCAACGGGCGCCAGGACGGCGGCAAGCGGGTGTCGCTGGCCGACCTCATCGTCCTCGGCGGCGTGGCCGCCGTCGAGCAGGCGGCGCGGGTCGCCGGTGTCGAGGTGTCGGTCCCCTTCCACCCAGGGCGCACCGACGCGTCCCAGGAGCAGACCGACGTCGAGTCGTTCGCGGTCCTCGAGCCGCGCGCCGACGGTTTCCGCAACTACGTCCGGCCCGGGGCGAAGCTGCAGCCGGAGACGCTGCTGCTGGACCGCGCCTACATGCTGGGCCTGTCCGCGCCCGAGATGACGGTGCTCGTCGCTGGCCTGCGCTCGCTCGGGATCACGTCCGCCGACGCGGCGCACGGTGTCCTCACCGACCGCGCCGGGGCGCTGAGCAACGACGTGCTCGTCAACCTGCTGGCAGCAGGCACGGAGTGGAAGGCGTCGGCCTCCGACGCCGACGTCTTCGAGATCCGTGACCTGGCCTCGGGTGACGTCCGCTGGACGGCGACCGCCGTGGACCTCGTCTTCGGCTCGAACTCGCAGCTGCGCGCGATCGCCGAGGTCTACGCCAGCAGCGACGCGCAGGAGCGCTTCGTGCGCGACTTCGTCGCCGCGTGGACCAAGGTCATGGAGCTGGACCGCTTCGACCTCGCCTGA